Within Citrus sinensis cultivar Valencia sweet orange chromosome 1, DVS_A1.0, whole genome shotgun sequence, the genomic segment TACCTGACCATGATACAGAGATGCTAGTTTGGCACAGGAGCTAACCACACTTGAGATACTAAATTTGTCAGGCCTTACATCTTCTGATAGCATCTCATTGAACAATATCAAAGCATCCTCTTCCTTTCCATTTTGGGTGTATCCAACAATCATTGTTGTCCAACAAACATTGTCCTTCTCTTTAATTACATGAAACAACCTGCCCGCATCATCTATACGCCCAGTTTGAAAGCAAGCACCTAGAATGTTTGAAACTGTAACCTCATCGGGATTCAAGCCCAAGAGCTGCATTTCCTGAAACAAATCAATGCATTTCTTAGGCTGTCCATTTTTCAGGTATCCAGAAATCATCAAATTCCAAGAAACCAGGTTCCTATTATTCATTCGGTCAAACAACCACCTAGCTTTATCAATCTCCCCACCCTTTGCGTACATATCAGTCAAAGCATTCCGAACAAAAACATTACCTCCCAAATTGCCAACAACAATCTTGCCATGAATCTGCTTCCCACGCCTCAAATCTAACAACTGCGCACATGCATTTAACGCGCTCACATGAGTATAATCCGTAGGTTCAAATCTATCTTTCTGCATCCTCGAGAAAACCTGCAGTGCCTCACGTGAAAAACCTTTGTTTGCAAAACCTGCAATCGCCGTATTATAGGAAACAGAGTCACGAATCGGCATTTTATCAAACAGTGCCCTCAAATCCTGAACAGACCCAGATCTTGCGTGCGCGGAAAGCAAAGCGTTCCATGAAATAATATCTCTCAGAGGCATTTTATCGAACAGGTCACGCGCGTAGGATAATTTCCCTGATTTAGCATAGAAATGAAGGAGACGATTGTGGAGGAATGTAGTGTTGGGCTCGTAGAAATTGAGGTCCATGTGGGATTGCAATCTCTTGGCTAGTTCAACGTCGTTGACTCGAGTGCAATCTAGCACGAGCTGAGTGTATGCTTCTTCAGTGGCGGCCTGGCCACGGCTGTAGAGTGTGTCAATAGCTTGCCGGAGCTTGTGCTTTGCTTTCATTTGTAGGGGTTCTTGGTTCTGAATTTGAATTACAGTTTTCTGTTACGCGGGTCAAGTTGTATGGCGCCTAGAAACCTAAGTGAACATGAGAGTGAAAATGAACTGCCAAATAGAATGGGGGTACAAAGTAGGTATTTATTAGGGTCGGTAAATTAAGGGTTGGGTTAGACTTTTTCAAAGGCCAAGTTCCTTAGAGTAAAAGTGCAAGGATGGGTCTGGGTTGGGTTTACTGTGAGCCTGTGTTAGATTTAGAACTTtactttgtttttaaattttttttaaaactgttgtaaatttaaaatgatttaataataattaagatgttATAAGTAAGAATGAactaagggtgtgtttggtaaCTTGCACATCATAGgattaaaatactattttacattaatttaataCTAATTTATGTTTGGCGTTAAATTCGACTGGCGCGACATTGTATTAACTTGGAAAACTAATGCGGTCAAATCTGCATAAACCAAACTCGAGGGCGAGGTCAGGTTTACACCGCATTGTATTAGAACAAatcgaaaaaataaaataaaaaaattttgcaaCATGTTCACGATGAAATTCATATCACCCAATCCAGCGCCACCAAATCGACCTGACAATCATCGCTTGACGCTATCACCGACGCCTTTACAGTACCGCGTGACACCATAGCTACTGCTCCATGAAGACGCCTTCATCGTGGAGAAGATAAAGcccaaagaagaagaagaaaaaaggagaaaaagaggaaaacaaattgaagaagacaaagaaaggagaagaaaaggaaggggaaaaaaaagaaaatgaaatgaagacgaagaaagagaaaaaagagaaaaacaaatgaatgaaGGGAGGAGAAAGAGGAAGCAGATAATGATATATTCAAAAGCATtatccaaagaaaagaaaaattttaaaaaaggagagaggaaattaaaaaaagtaaataaataaaaatatgttttttaataaataaacaaaatgttaataactgttgttttctaaatatatatcatttaaattaattaaaaaagattaatataGTGCAACACCAAacacaatataattaaaaattaatacaatacagtatTACACCAAACGTTttacaacattattataatcCAGTGCTAATGcaatataacataatacaatacacttgaattaaataatataatataatataatacaatacaatgttccaaacacaccctaaaagaaataaatatttcaaaataaaataataaataaataaaataaagcaaataaaactttataaatttaattttttagtactAGATTCTATAATTCAAgactcttaattaattaacacttaaaagagagtttaatattataattttaaattttttgattcattattgctatataaattatgaatttaaattttttaatttttctattattttttaaatttaaatttattattctaatttataaatttatttttttaaaaaatagaaggaTTGGtctgacaatttttttttttttctcaaatcttTGTCCAAGACTCTCATGCGGAAGGCGTTGGCCAAAGCTCATGGGAATGAGTCAAACCGGCTCGGGCTTGGCCCGGACTTTTATACCATTCTAATATTTATTGTTGTGAAAAATGAGAAGTATCCCAATAATTATAAAGCAATTGTGAACGTGTAAGATGAAACAAGAggaatgaaaagaaataagcCAAACGAAATTTGAGAGAATAATGGGTGGTGGCCTATTAAAGTTTCACCGGCCATTTCCTCAATAAAATCAAGCGGTACAATTCAGTTCAGACTGAACATAAtgcattattaattaaataaacaaaatgacaCTCTCACCACAAATAGCACAAGATGATAGCACAAAACTGTGcgttttaataaaacaaaattataaaaaatttataaattggtgggaaatttataaattggTTTTAACAGATGTATTGTGAATCTTGGGTTGATTGTTTTCTGTaaaatggtatcagagccaaattTTTGGTCCAAACATTTTGTAATATCATTGTATATTGGTGGGAAATCGGTGATATATACTCTAATGGTTAGcccaaatgaaaattatatcaCTTTGTATTGTTGGTATAACAAGCCGCGTAgtagattattttaaaatcagaAGTAATGATGGATAAAACTAGACATATGTTGGTACGCGACACAAGATATGATTTAATGTTAGATTACAATGCGATATTGAATAATATATCTACACATATGCAATACTATTCATTAGAAAGATCTTATTTAGATATTAAACAGATAGTACAACTATATATATCACAAGATTATGAATTTAGAGTTGGAGAACtcagaataataaaaaaaagaaatttaaatatagaTCCTATTATACTAAacagaataaaaaaagaagttttgaGAAATAATTTCCCGTGTAAACAAtggaatattaattttgttgatgaatATATTGATGAGCTTAAAATAGATTACAACAGATTCTTATCTATTAAACAAAGAGAAGAATATAATTTGAAtaacaaaagaattaaaagtaaaaaaaaaaatccttccAGTAATATGTTGATAGGATATAATTAATCTACTCTTGCCTTATATGTAAAGGTTTAGAGGAAAACAACATTCCAAAGGatataagaaatataatatgtcataaatatttaatagaatGTAATGAAATATTATGCGGATGgtataatgaataaattacaTGAGCCATTAgtaatttcacaaaatataaaaaccaaTAGGTTACCACCTTTTAGTTATAGGTAAAGATGATTTACCTATGGAAgattcaaaactttttgatctaat encodes:
- the LOC102615482 gene encoding putative pentatricopeptide repeat-containing protein At1g68930, which codes for MKAKHKLRQAIDTLYSRGQAATEEAYTQLVLDCTRVNDVELAKRLQSHMDLNFYEPNTTFLHNRLLHFYAKSGKLSYARDLFDKMPLRDIISWNALLSAHARSGSVQDLRALFDKMPIRDSVSYNTAIAGFANKGFSREALQVFSRMQKDRFEPTDYTHVSALNACAQLLDLRRGKQIHGKIVVGNLGGNVFVRNALTDMYAKGGEIDKARWLFDRMNNRNLVSWNLMISGYLKNGQPKKCIDLFQEMQLLGLNPDEVTVSNILGACFQTGRIDDAGRLFHVIKEKDNVCWTTMIVGYTQNGKEEDALILFNEMLSEDVRPDKFSISSVVSSCAKLASLYHGQVVHGKAVVLGVDDDLLVSSALIDMYCKCGVTDDAWTVFNMMPTRNVVSWNSMINGYAQNGQDLEALALYDKLLQENLKPDSFTFVSVLSACLHADLFERGQNHFDSISAVHGITPSLDHYACMINLLGRSSDVDKAVDLIKSLPHKPNSLIWSTLLSVCAMKGDIKHGEMAARHLFELEPINAGPYIMLSNMYAACGRWEDVASIRSSMKRGNCSCKDNW